From Candidatus Zixiibacteriota bacterium, a single genomic window includes:
- a CDS encoding RimK-like protein — translation MRTKRENRPGRKSRSCLSPEILVLSSKFDISVDYVIARLLEQGTQYLRLNSEDLSTWRLELDPLSTTLRGQKEEIEFYITPQELRSVYFRRPVYLREYGVPFPTDAQHERIQWASFYRNLMVFDHCLWVNCPASTYVAEHKAVQLQKAQQVGFEVPWSRVVNHLHDGILDLENDQVVAVKGLDTVLVRSATEELFGYTSLMPMSDLTGESLQQAPFILQQALDAKIDIRVTVVAEEIFAVAILKNGKPVHGDWRREKNTLSYKPITLPVEIQTKCRRLTKRLGLTFAAIDLALCDGKYFFLEVNPTGEWAWLVDCAHLPIDVSLASCLARG, via the coding sequence GTGAGGACCAAAAGGGAGAATAGACCTGGACGGAAATCTCGCAGCTGCCTGTCCCCAGAGATTCTCGTCCTATCTAGCAAATTTGACATCTCGGTCGACTATGTCATTGCAAGATTACTGGAACAAGGCACTCAATATCTGCGCTTGAATTCTGAGGACCTATCGACTTGGCGGCTTGAGCTTGATCCCCTCAGCACTACTCTCCGTGGACAAAAAGAAGAAATTGAATTCTATATTACGCCACAGGAGCTCCGTTCCGTCTACTTTCGACGTCCCGTATATCTTCGCGAATACGGCGTTCCGTTCCCAACCGATGCTCAGCACGAACGCATCCAGTGGGCATCATTCTATCGTAATCTCATGGTGTTCGACCATTGCCTTTGGGTCAATTGCCCCGCTTCGACATATGTCGCCGAGCACAAAGCAGTTCAGCTTCAGAAGGCTCAACAAGTAGGGTTTGAGGTTCCCTGGTCTCGAGTTGTGAATCATCTTCACGATGGCATTCTTGACCTGGAGAACGACCAAGTTGTGGCCGTCAAGGGCCTGGACACAGTCTTAGTGCGTTCAGCCACCGAGGAGCTCTTTGGCTACACCAGCCTCATGCCAATGTCTGATTTGACGGGCGAATCGTTGCAGCAGGCCCCTTTTATACTCCAACAGGCATTGGACGCAAAAATCGATATCCGGGTTACCGTCGTAGCCGAAGAAATCTTCGCAGTCGCGATTTTGAAAAACGGCAAACCCGTTCATGGCGATTGGAGAAGGGAAAAGAATACGCTCAGCTACAAACCAATCACTCTTCCCGTTGAGATTCAAACTAAATGTCGACGGCTTACGAAGAGATTGGGGCTGACATTTGCCGCCATCGACTTAGCACTCTGCGACGGTAAGTATTTCTTTCTTGAAGTAAATCCCACCGGCGAATGGGCGTGGCTCGTCGATTGTGCTCACTTACCTATAGATGTGTCATTGGCCAGTTGCCTTGCAAGGGGTTAA